One window of the Salvelinus alpinus chromosome 13, SLU_Salpinus.1, whole genome shotgun sequence genome contains the following:
- the LOC139537009 gene encoding SH3 domain-containing kinase-binding protein 1 isoform X1: MINWQRFLFLIQNTMKIPLDLFHSNSNCIDLCTLLSTLKILDNCVNGVELPPMELYCDRNTGQTSSALTADIEDFDAIVSVTETLNQLAAHVEDERFRSQILSSAAQSNPDLQEDVQVAPTQEGETQEKEELDLSSVISLISTQTAPTNTPVLPVIEKKLHRPPRPTKLSSSSSSTVASVPHPFSTLLPGALSAILRVTLPPHLTSNPKPRREPSAQGPLTLEQLQTELRDLRDEVEMMKSQHNKEIQLLMNELDEEKRIRLSVQMEVAQMKKHKSK; this comes from the exons ATGATAAACTGGCAGCGCTTCCTATTCCTGATTCAAAATACAATGAAGATTCCTCTTGACTTGTTCCATTCAAACTCAAATTGTATTGATCTTTGCACCCTGCTCTCCACTCTGAAGATACTGGATAATTGC GTGAATGGTGTAGAGTTACCACCAATGGAGCTGTATTGCGATAGGAACACTGGCCAAACAAG CTCTGCCCTCACCGCGG ACATTGAAGATTTTGATGCTATCGTTTCGGTCACAGAGACGCTGAATCAATTGGCAGCACATGTGGAAGACGAAAGATTTCGGTCACAGATTCTGTCATCG GCTGCTCAGTCTAACCCTGACTTACAGGAAGATGTGCAGGTAGCCCCTACacaggagggagagacacaaGAGAAAGAGGAGCTGGACCTCTCCTCTGTCATATCACTCATCAGCACCCAGACAGCACCTACAAACACCCCTGTTTTGCCT GTGATTGAAAAGAAGCTTCACCGCCCTCCAAGGCCCACAaagctctcctcctcttcatcatccaCTGTTGCCAGTGTTCCCCACCccttctccaccctcctccctggGGCTCTCTCTGCTATCCTGCGTGTGACCCTgccccctcacctcacctctaaccccaaGCCCAGGAGGGAGCCAAGTGCCCAGGGCCCATTGACCCTAGAACAGCTGCAGACAGAGCTCCGGGACCTGAGGGACGAGGTAGAAATGATGAAGAGCCAGCACAA CAAAGAGATTCAACTGCTGATGAATGAGCTGGATGAGGAGAAAAGGATTCGTTTGTCAGTACAG ATGGAGGTGGCACAGATGAAGAAGCACAAGTCCAAATGA
- the LOC139537009 gene encoding SH3 domain-containing kinase-binding protein 1 isoform X2 yields MILVVNGVELPPMELYCDRNTGQTSSALTADIEDFDAIVSVTETLNQLAAHVEDERFRSQILSSAAQSNPDLQEDVQVAPTQEGETQEKEELDLSSVISLISTQTAPTNTPVLPVIEKKLHRPPRPTKLSSSSSSTVASVPHPFSTLLPGALSAILRVTLPPHLTSNPKPRREPSAQGPLTLEQLQTELRDLRDEVEMMKSQHNKEIQLLMNELDEEKRIRLSVQMEVAQMKKHKSK; encoded by the exons ATGATACTGGTG GTGAATGGTGTAGAGTTACCACCAATGGAGCTGTATTGCGATAGGAACACTGGCCAAACAAG CTCTGCCCTCACCGCGG ACATTGAAGATTTTGATGCTATCGTTTCGGTCACAGAGACGCTGAATCAATTGGCAGCACATGTGGAAGACGAAAGATTTCGGTCACAGATTCTGTCATCG GCTGCTCAGTCTAACCCTGACTTACAGGAAGATGTGCAGGTAGCCCCTACacaggagggagagacacaaGAGAAAGAGGAGCTGGACCTCTCCTCTGTCATATCACTCATCAGCACCCAGACAGCACCTACAAACACCCCTGTTTTGCCT GTGATTGAAAAGAAGCTTCACCGCCCTCCAAGGCCCACAaagctctcctcctcttcatcatccaCTGTTGCCAGTGTTCCCCACCccttctccaccctcctccctggGGCTCTCTCTGCTATCCTGCGTGTGACCCTgccccctcacctcacctctaaccccaaGCCCAGGAGGGAGCCAAGTGCCCAGGGCCCATTGACCCTAGAACAGCTGCAGACAGAGCTCCGGGACCTGAGGGACGAGGTAGAAATGATGAAGAGCCAGCACAA CAAAGAGATTCAACTGCTGATGAATGAGCTGGATGAGGAGAAAAGGATTCGTTTGTCAGTACAG ATGGAGGTGGCACAGATGAAGAAGCACAAGTCCAAATGA
- the LOC139537009 gene encoding SH3 domain-containing kinase-binding protein 1 isoform X4 → MGNYSSALTADIEDFDAIVSVTETLNQLAAHVEDERFRSQILSSAAQSNPDLQEDVQVAPTQEGETQEKEELDLSSVISLISTQTAPTNTPVLPVIEKKLHRPPRPTKLSSSSSSTVASVPHPFSTLLPGALSAILRVTLPPHLTSNPKPRREPSAQGPLTLEQLQTELRDLRDEVEMMKSQHNKEIQLLMNELDEEKRIRLSVQMEVAQMKKHKSK, encoded by the exons ATGGGCAACTATAGCTCTGCCCTCACCGCGG ACATTGAAGATTTTGATGCTATCGTTTCGGTCACAGAGACGCTGAATCAATTGGCAGCACATGTGGAAGACGAAAGATTTCGGTCACAGATTCTGTCATCG GCTGCTCAGTCTAACCCTGACTTACAGGAAGATGTGCAGGTAGCCCCTACacaggagggagagacacaaGAGAAAGAGGAGCTGGACCTCTCCTCTGTCATATCACTCATCAGCACCCAGACAGCACCTACAAACACCCCTGTTTTGCCT GTGATTGAAAAGAAGCTTCACCGCCCTCCAAGGCCCACAaagctctcctcctcttcatcatccaCTGTTGCCAGTGTTCCCCACCccttctccaccctcctccctggGGCTCTCTCTGCTATCCTGCGTGTGACCCTgccccctcacctcacctctaaccccaaGCCCAGGAGGGAGCCAAGTGCCCAGGGCCCATTGACCCTAGAACAGCTGCAGACAGAGCTCCGGGACCTGAGGGACGAGGTAGAAATGATGAAGAGCCAGCACAA CAAAGAGATTCAACTGCTGATGAATGAGCTGGATGAGGAGAAAAGGATTCGTTTGTCAGTACAG ATGGAGGTGGCACAGATGAAGAAGCACAAGTCCAAATGA
- the LOC139537009 gene encoding SH3 domain-containing kinase-binding protein 1 isoform X3 has translation MELYCDRNTGQTSSALTADIEDFDAIVSVTETLNQLAAHVEDERFRSQILSSAAQSNPDLQEDVQVAPTQEGETQEKEELDLSSVISLISTQTAPTNTPVLPVIEKKLHRPPRPTKLSSSSSSTVASVPHPFSTLLPGALSAILRVTLPPHLTSNPKPRREPSAQGPLTLEQLQTELRDLRDEVEMMKSQHNKEIQLLMNELDEEKRIRLSVQMEVAQMKKHKSK, from the exons ATGGAGCTGTATTGCGATAGGAACACTGGCCAAACAAG CTCTGCCCTCACCGCGG ACATTGAAGATTTTGATGCTATCGTTTCGGTCACAGAGACGCTGAATCAATTGGCAGCACATGTGGAAGACGAAAGATTTCGGTCACAGATTCTGTCATCG GCTGCTCAGTCTAACCCTGACTTACAGGAAGATGTGCAGGTAGCCCCTACacaggagggagagacacaaGAGAAAGAGGAGCTGGACCTCTCCTCTGTCATATCACTCATCAGCACCCAGACAGCACCTACAAACACCCCTGTTTTGCCT GTGATTGAAAAGAAGCTTCACCGCCCTCCAAGGCCCACAaagctctcctcctcttcatcatccaCTGTTGCCAGTGTTCCCCACCccttctccaccctcctccctggGGCTCTCTCTGCTATCCTGCGTGTGACCCTgccccctcacctcacctctaaccccaaGCCCAGGAGGGAGCCAAGTGCCCAGGGCCCATTGACCCTAGAACAGCTGCAGACAGAGCTCCGGGACCTGAGGGACGAGGTAGAAATGATGAAGAGCCAGCACAA CAAAGAGATTCAACTGCTGATGAATGAGCTGGATGAGGAGAAAAGGATTCGTTTGTCAGTACAG ATGGAGGTGGCACAGATGAAGAAGCACAAGTCCAAATGA